The region TGGAGATCCCGCAAGAAGAACATGCATATCTTCAGGATAGGTAATAGAAGTGGTCTGGCCAATCCCAGGAGCACCAGGCTTGGTCCTGATTTCGAAACCACCGACTGTCTGGGCGATTACATCTCCAAGACCGGTATGATGCCGGATTTCTGCGATATGAGCATACCTAGCAGCCGAAATCGGTTCTTCAGATCCGGAAAGTATCTTTTGGAGAGCTATAGCAGTGCCCAAGGCACCAGCGCCCGAAGCTCCAAAACCAGCACCAACTGGTAAAGGCGATTGATGAGTCACATTGACTCCATATTTGCCACCTTCATCCGCTAGCATAGAGTTAACTACCTCCTTCGAAACGATTCCACTAATCTTCTTTCCATTATATTTGACACATACACGGGAATCAGTTGACTCCAGAATGGATACAGCAGTCAAAATGCCAGATTCCACAGAGAATCCCGCACCTGAAGAACCACATTGGAGCGGATCACTAGCATCGTCGTGTATGGAAAAGAACCCGGTAACATGCCCAGGAACAAAGGCTGAGGCCATATTTGGGTTCGATTGTCCTTGTGTCAATTTCGCTTTCAAGGCATCGTACGAGTATACCGTTATATAAATGACCATACAATTATGGTATCTGTATATAATGTATATATGTGTCAGCTTTCAAAACGGAACCAAGCTGGTGTACTTCTTGACACGCGGGTCATCAGAAGGTTCTGCAGGATAAGCCCATCTCGCATCTATGTCCCGGCCACTCAAGTCATACACATCGAAGCTGCCAGAAGACCATGTTAGTGGACTAAAACCGAGAAGTAGAGTTTGGGTGCGCCAACTACTTACAACAAGATGGTTATGCATATTCGTAGTAGGAACAACAAGGAAGACATTTGATAATTCCATAAGAAGACTGGTACTTATTCGATAGAAGAAGCTGTAGATTCGTCGATGCTCATCACTACCTCGTCTACGGAGGTCATCCAAATATCGAGAGATGGTCTCATCATGGACGTCGGGATCTATCACATCAGATAGATCGTCCACATCTACTACCACGGTAGTCTCGAAGTAGTACGCTAACGGAAACTCAGTAATATGAAATAACAGAAACTTGTCCTGAGTAATAGTTTCGTAAAGATGCTGAAAAATCGATTGCTTGGAATAGAGCATACTGGGATCTAAATCAGCTGGCTCAAAATGGCTGGCCTCATCAGATACTGTGAGTCTGAACATATCATCAAGCATATCGCCATCATAACCGATTCTCACCAGATGATAGGGCTCTTCTCCGTTCTCTTCCATCATATCTTGTGAAACAAGCCATTTGTTGAAATCGCGCTGAAAAGTATCAACTTCATCGTCATCGTCAACTACAAAGAGACTCTGACTCGGACTGCCAAAAGCCGAAACTGTCTTCTCATATGCCTGATAGCGAGCTCTCTTCTCTGGTTGTTCAGCCAATGAGAGAATACCTCCGGAATATCAAAAGCGAGTCCAGCAAGTCTTTAGCACCTACCAGCCACACATCACATCGGGCAAGCAACATTGTAATATTGCTGCTGCAATCAACCGATTCACGCGATTCAATCACAGTCAACTCTGAATCAGCTATATCTTGCACCAGCGATAACGAGGTGATTCAGTCCGCCTCATATATTCTTTGCCTTGGCATGGGCTGACTTCAGCTGCCAATCTCATTGGCAGGATAACTCGTGATTCATCTGTAGCTACCTGTTTCGCTAGCGCGGATATTTCCAGAGAGAATCCAGTTGCATGCCACTGAAATCATGAACCACGAAGCTCCCGGAAGACCATATCAACGGGCTAAAACCAAGTAATAGAGCTTGCGTGCGCCAGCTGCTTACGACAAAATGATGATTCATGTTAATAGTGGGAGCAACCGAAACACATTTGACAATTCCATGAGGAGACTGGTGCTTATTCTATAGAAGAAACTGTATATTTTTCGATGTTCATCGGTGCCTCGGCGCTGTAGATCAATCAAATATCGATATATGGTCTCGTCATGAACCTGTGCATCCATGACATCAGACATCTCCTCAATATAAACAACAATGCAGGTCTCGAAATAATATGCCAATGGAAACTCGGTAATATGAAAAATGATGAATTTGTTCTGGGAAACGATTTGATAGAGGTGCTGAAAAATGGACTTTTTAGAGTATAGCATATCAGGATTCAAATCTGCTGGTTCAAAAAATCCGGCTTCATCGGTAATTGTTATCCTAAACAAGTCGTCAAGCATATCACCGTCATAGCCCATTCTCACCGGATGGTAAGGTTCTTCATTGCCTTTCATCCTCATACCTTAGGACATGAGAAAATGGCGCAAATCGCGCTCGAAAACCTCAAATTCGTCATTACTCTCGATAATGAAAAGAATCTGGTTTGAATGACCTAGTTCTGATACCGCGTTTCTGTATGCCTAGTACCGCTTTCTCTTATCAGTTTGCAGAGTCATTACACATGTTCCCCAGAGAACCCACTAATTCACTCAATCTGGTCTTGGCCGCACCTTATTCTAGCGTATTTCCGTGAGCTTTGAAATATGAAACATCTCTCAACATATATCTTCCTTGTAAATAGATTGACAGAATGAATGCCTTTCATGAACTCTAGCTGCATTCAAGTTCATCACGCTTGATGTGGCGCTCAGTTTATCAGTATGTAATTCCTGAAGGAATACGGTTGCTGACTATGAAACACACTTCCAAAATGATTACATCTAGCTACAGCAATTCTCTTGTCGATAAGAAGATAGCTCTCTGTGTAACGGGTAGTGTTGCAGCAGTTACGACGACTTCTCTGGCCCGATTATTAATGCGTCATGGAGCAGACGTCTACTGTGTCATGACCAATGCATCCAGAGAGATCATTCACCCATATTTGCTGGAATGGGCTACCGGTAACGAGGTAGTTACCCATCTGACAGGACAAATAGAGCATGTAACGCTAGCAGGAAAACATCCAGATAAAGTAGACTTAGTTATCATCTCTCCTTCTACTGCAAACACTATCGGCAAGGTAGCCAACGGTATTGACGATACACCGGTTACCACAACTGTTTCTTCTGCAATTGGGGCAAATATACCCACACTAGTAGTTCCGGCAATGCACCAGTCGATGTATGATCATCCAGCTGTAGTAGAAAATATAGAAAGGCTCAGGAGAATGGGAATCAGGGTACTATCTCCACGGATTGAAGAGGGCAAGGCCAAAATCCCCACAACTGAAACTATACTGGAACACGCAATTCAAATGGCCACTCCCAATGATATCAATGGTCACAAGTTTGTCATAACTGCAGGACCGACAAGAGCTTGGATTGATAGTGTCCGTTTTCTCACCAATCCCTCGACAGGGAAAATGGGGATTGCTTTGGCAGAGGAAGTGTGTTCACGGGGAGCAGATGTTGATTTGATTATTGGGCCCACGAAAGAAGATACTCCATCCCTTGCTAATGTAGTGTCAATTGAGACGCCCCAAGAAATGCTAGATGCAGTCATGGAATCGCTTTCAACTGAAAACGCCAATGCGTTCATATCTGCTGCTGCTGTCCTGGACTATCAACCAAGTCAGAAAGTAGAAGGGAAGTTGAAATCAGAAAAGGAAGAACGTCAAATTGACCTTGTTGCTACTCCAAAGATAATCGAGAAGGTGCGAAAGGCACATGGCAATCTATTCATAGTGGGCTTTAAGGTTGAAGTTGGTCTCGAGGATGAGGAGCTGGAGGAAAGTGCCCGGGAGAAGATTGAATCAGGTGTCTGTAATCTAATGGTTGCAAACGATGCCGCTAAGAAAGGCGTTGCCTTTGGAACAGACACGAATCAAGTCATGCTGGTTGGAGAAGAGGGATTTACTCAGAAAACCCCCAAGAAGAGCAAAAGGGACATCGCTCGAATCATCATTGATGAAGTAATCAAAAGGCTTGAGTAGCACACTCCAGAACCGGATTCAGTTCATGTGTTCACATACAACTACAATACATCAGCTAGACTTTCAGCCATTCGTTGCATATCTACAAAGATGAGCCCAAGCTGGGCATCAGCCTTGGCCAGAACAAGCAACAATGCACTATCACCAACTGACGTCATCAAAGTGTAACCTTTGTCACCTTTGACATAGATTTCCATCAGATTTCCCCGATCTAGTTCTCGTGTGGCTTTTTCACCTAGGGAAAGCATGGCAGCACTTATCGCTGCGACTCGCTCTTGTTCACTTTCGGGAAGCGCAGCTGATATCATGAGACCATCAAGTGATACAAGGGCAGCTCCCTGAATTCCTGGCGTAGTCTCGAAATTCTTTATGGCGTTATTGATTTTATCAACGCGGCTTGACAATGTTGGGTTACCTCTGTTATATATCAGCGCTAAGAATAGAAGATTCCACGGTCTATAAAATCTTGCTATGATTAAAGAGGAGTCAAATATAGCCCGTTATTCAACCCCGAAGAATTCCTTGGGATCAAATTCCTCGTCCTCTTCTTCCTTTTCTTTCTTGGTTTTGTGATTTTTTGGTGGGGAATAGGTACTGCCACCGAAATCAACGATTTTTTCTCCCTTTCGACGTTTCCGGTAAGACCAAACACCCAATATCACGAGAGCAGCAATTCCAACAATGGTGATTGGTAGCCAAGGGGAGGGGCGAATGTACAGGTAGTCGCCTAAATGAAGGCTAAGAGTATCGTAACCAGGTTTCCGTGCTTTCAAGGCTAAATCATGGTAGCCAGTTCTATTGCGGGTCCATTCTTCACCTAGCGCTATTTCGTAAAGTCCAGCTCCTACATTTTCTACATTTACTGTGGTAGAACCAATCCTAGCTTGAATATCAGCATCTGAAATAGGGTTACCTTTCCTATCAGTAATAGAAATTGAGATATCGACCCGGTCACCGCCCCAAATGATTTCCTGAGAAAGACCTATTTCTGTAAGCATCAACGACGGTTCGCGATACCACAGTGCAGAATTTTCGATGAAGGCATCTTTGGAGATTCCAGTAGGATCTAGAGTCGTAAGAGCCACTTTCCCGAATCCGGACATACCAGCCAGAAGAATAGGGCCACCATCTCCACTGGCAAGTGGAGTGAAATTCGATCCGTAGCTTGTAAAAGTACCCAGGCAGGTGATGTTCTCATCAATAGAGTTAGGTGTAGTTATCAGGGGATGCTGTTCCTCAGTGATGGAGAACTGCGAGCTGGCAAAAGCATCAGAAAATGAGAAAGTCCAAGGTAGCCAGGTTGCATTTGAATCTATACCCATGATGATTAGTGAACCGCCATCTTGTACATACTCGTGGAAGTCTTCGGTATACTGGGTCATCCAATCACTAAAGAATGATAAGGATGCAGGCTCTATCAAAACGGCTCGGCGTAGATTGAGCAACCACATGAAATCGGAGTTATTAGAGTCAGAGTAGAAATCGTATTCAATATCCGCGTTATCTAGGCTGCTAGATATGTAGTCGGTACTACCAAGAGCTGCAATAGAAGCGACACCACGAGCAGGTGTATGATTTCCATAGGTGTCCGAATTGGGATTGCTAGAGACGATACGAGGCGTTGAATCTGGCTCATGGAGATTTATTTCAGGATCTCCAAACAAGAGGTATTGATTGGCGTAGTCTACAGGCTCATATCCCAGCGGATCTGAGTAGTCCATCGAAACGGTATCAAGAGCAGATGTAAGGGCTTTTCCAGTAACCGTACCATTTGTCAGAGATTCCATGACAAGTGTTGATAGCAGGCCAGCTGCTCGAAAATAAACAGTTCTTGGTGAAGCCATAACACCCACAGCACCATGTTCCATCAGTGTTATTGGCAATTGGGAACCGCCCAACAAACAAGCAGTGACAAAGACAATAGGTGACCCAATATTGTCAACAGCACCTGACAAATCATTAGTGGTTTTCATAACATGATGGGCATTCTCTGCGGTGAAGGCTACAGGATTGACAAGTTGATCAGCATCTTCACTGCTCTCCCGATTTGATTCGCTTTCCTCAAACCCGTAAGGACTATCAACATCGCGGAATGAGAAATATCCGACACCATTTGGTCGGGCTGGAGGGTCAGCAGGATACCTCGTGAGGGTTCCATGGGTACTCAATGCCCATAGAGATACCTGAGAGTCTAAGCTGTTGAAGACCTCGTTTACACCAACGTGCATCAAAGTATTGAATCCCATGTCTTGCAATGGATTACGAGTGTCTTCAATTTGGTAGATGTTACGAACAGTACCGAAATTGTCGAAATAGCTGGCTCCGTCTGTGTATGCATAAAGCGAAAGCAGCGTATCATCTGAGGAATCCGCTGTACGGAACAAGAAACGGTGGAGGACAGCCTTTGAAATCATGACAGAAGCCAGTTCAGCATTTCTTGCTGGAATTCTCCCGGGAGAGAAATGAGTTTGCAATGACCTATCAAAACTCGGTTTTATGAGATTGATCGGAGAGAGTATTACCATTGATTGGCCGGTTGATGAGTTGTAGGCACCTCGTGTATCCAAGAAACTTTCCATGGTATCTACGCTTTTACGCATTGTATACATATTCGGTATGCGGTCATCATACCAGCCATTCTCAGTTCTGGTAGAATAGCGGCTGGTCACGTAGATTTCGATTTCAGGACCTATTTTGTATGGAGCCCAAGTGCTTTCGGCCATTGTCGTAACTTGGTTATCATTTCCACAAAGTGAGAAGACTGGCGCTCCATGGAAAGCTCCTGAAAGCGCTGCGGCAGGATAGAATTCATTACTAGAAACCTGAGGTACTGTAGCAACAATATCATTCTGTCCTGAGAGACTCTTGATCCAGTCAGAAAGCATAGGATAGTTCTCTAAAACGCTCAAGATGCCCACAGATTCCAGCTGGGATTCGATTTCAGCTGAGTGCACATTATGAGGATCGACAAGAACAGCTACATCAGCTCCCAATCGATTAATTGCATTCAACGTGACTGTTGGTACACTTTGTTCACCAGTATATAATAAAGGCGCATTCATTAGAGATGCCAAGACTGCACCGTTGGCACAACTTTCAAAATACATATCGGGATTAGTTCGCATTCTCTGTATTTCCCAGTTCAGTTCGACATTGTTCGTTTCACCATTGGGATCCATCCACCCCCCAACAACT is a window of Candidatus Thorarchaeota archaeon DNA encoding:
- the coaBC gene encoding bifunctional phosphopantothenoylcysteine decarboxylase/phosphopantothenate--cysteine ligase CoaBC, with translation MKHTSKMITSSYSNSLVDKKIALCVTGSVAAVTTTSLARLLMRHGADVYCVMTNASREIIHPYLLEWATGNEVVTHLTGQIEHVTLAGKHPDKVDLVIISPSTANTIGKVANGIDDTPVTTTVSSAIGANIPTLVVPAMHQSMYDHPAVVENIERLRRMGIRVLSPRIEEGKAKIPTTETILEHAIQMATPNDINGHKFVITAGPTRAWIDSVRFLTNPSTGKMGIALAEEVCSRGADVDLIIGPTKEDTPSLANVVSIETPQEMLDAVMESLSTENANAFISAAAVLDYQPSQKVEGKLKSEKEERQIDLVATPKIIEKVRKAHGNLFIVGFKVEVGLEDEELEESAREKIESGVCNLMVANDAAKKGVAFGTDTNQVMLVGEEGFTQKTPKKSKRDIARIIIDEVIKRLE
- a CDS encoding roadblock/LC7 domain-containing protein; protein product: MNNAIKNFETTPGIQGAALVSLDGLMISAALPESEQERVAAISAAMLSLGEKATRELDRGNLMEIYVKGDKGYTLMTSVGDSALLLVLAKADAQLGLIFVDMQRMAESLADVL